From a single Lewinella sp. LCG006 genomic region:
- a CDS encoding aryl-sulfate sulfotransferase — protein sequence MKKLYFFFLLFLSLALGAQNTVGLLSYQPTKTFAGYNLIYPHNQPNVYLIDNCGEVVHVWEDEPNWRPGNTAYLLDDGRLVKTKRQASVAGNPIWAGGGGAIVEIRSWDNELLWSFERNDENNRLHHDIAITPQGTILMIAWEKKTMEEAMAAGRSPFLLSNGELWPDYVLEVDPVTDEIIWEWHVWDHLVQDIDPDMGNYGVVGERPERVNVNWDTSDGAADWMHTNAIDYDPLNDQIVLSVPTFHEFWIIDHSTSTAQAASSNGGLSGRGGDLMYRWGNPAAYQQGTEADQQLFYQHDVHWVDDLLPVTHPYYGKIALFNNQVGADFSTANVLSPVYDMYDGNFPMTGNTWGPSEFDVVLQHPIPTQLYSTGLSSVQFLPNGNALIIDGRHGYAFELSPDNEVVWEYLVPLAGGQPATQGDILEVNNNLTFRMTRYPLDYAAFTDRDLSSQGWIEQSPDSTFCDFILPTNELMADYQLEIYPNPTNDQLTIEWEGGMMIELRLLDLLGRTVYQSKESGGRCYLSAKDWHSGMYIVQINGVSVSKVVVR from the coding sequence ATGAAAAAACTATACTTCTTTTTTTTGTTGTTCTTGAGCCTCGCACTAGGAGCACAAAACACCGTAGGCTTGTTATCTTACCAGCCTACCAAGACCTTTGCAGGGTATAATTTGATCTATCCTCATAATCAACCCAATGTTTACCTCATCGATAATTGTGGTGAGGTGGTACACGTCTGGGAGGACGAGCCCAACTGGCGCCCCGGCAATACCGCTTATTTACTCGACGATGGCCGTTTGGTGAAGACCAAGCGCCAGGCCTCCGTAGCTGGCAATCCTATCTGGGCTGGTGGTGGTGGTGCTATTGTGGAGATTCGCTCTTGGGACAATGAGCTACTGTGGAGCTTCGAGCGTAACGATGAAAACAATCGCCTCCATCACGACATTGCCATCACCCCTCAAGGAACCATCCTGATGATTGCCTGGGAGAAGAAAACCATGGAAGAAGCCATGGCCGCCGGGCGCAGTCCTTTCTTGTTGAGTAACGGCGAACTTTGGCCTGATTATGTGCTGGAAGTAGATCCTGTTACCGACGAAATTATCTGGGAATGGCACGTTTGGGATCATCTGGTGCAGGATATTGACCCCGATATGGGCAATTATGGTGTAGTGGGAGAACGCCCTGAACGCGTGAACGTCAACTGGGATACCAGTGATGGTGCTGCCGATTGGATGCACACCAATGCCATTGACTATGACCCCCTCAATGACCAGATTGTCTTGTCTGTTCCTACTTTCCATGAGTTCTGGATCATCGACCATTCTACTTCAACAGCCCAGGCTGCTAGCTCTAATGGTGGCTTGAGTGGCCGTGGCGGTGACCTGATGTACCGTTGGGGTAACCCCGCTGCCTACCAGCAAGGCACTGAAGCGGATCAACAGCTGTTTTATCAGCACGATGTGCATTGGGTAGACGACTTGTTGCCAGTTACTCATCCCTATTACGGGAAAATAGCCCTCTTCAACAACCAGGTAGGAGCAGATTTTTCTACGGCTAATGTACTGAGCCCAGTATATGATATGTATGACGGTAACTTCCCAATGACCGGCAACACCTGGGGCCCAAGTGAGTTTGATGTAGTACTCCAACATCCAATACCTACCCAGCTGTATTCTACTGGTCTTTCGAGCGTTCAGTTTTTGCCCAATGGCAATGCCCTGATTATAGACGGCCGCCATGGCTATGCCTTTGAGCTTTCGCCCGACAACGAAGTGGTTTGGGAATACCTGGTGCCCTTAGCAGGAGGCCAGCCCGCTACGCAGGGAGATATCTTGGAAGTCAACAACAACCTGACATTCCGAATGACACGCTACCCCTTGGATTATGCGGCTTTCACCGATCGTGACCTAAGTTCCCAAGGCTGGATAGAGCAATCACCGGATTCAACTTTCTGTGATTTTATCCTCCCCACCAATGAATTAATGGCGGATTACCAACTGGAAATCTACCCAAATCCTACCAACGACCAGTTGACCATCGAATGGGAGGGCGGTATGATGATTGAGCTACGCTTACTCGACTTGCTGGGCCGCACGGTCTACCAAAGCAAAGAAAGCGGTGGCCGCTGTTATCTGTCTGCGAAAGATTGGCATTCAGGGATGTACATTGTGCAGATCAATGGCGTCTCGGTGAGTAAAGTGGTGGTGAGGTAG
- a CDS encoding exo-beta-N-acetylmuramidase NamZ domain-containing protein, whose amino-acid sequence MKELVYNGIDHLLKADLSLTKSSRWGLVTNDAALTLEGEPTRTALLKQGFNLQSLFSPEHGLSAQGVDGAAQDHQQDQLTGLLVYSLYGPGFGPKLDELDAICFDLPDIGVRFYTYIWTLSYLMEACYAQDKKLVVLDRINPLSGHLALAEGPMLNEAAASSFIGRWSIPIRHSLTVGELARYWQASRGMQGLDLEVIPCQGWQRDFFYPATGIPFVAPSPAINHPATLLTYPALCFMEGLNLNEGRGTPFPFQQFAAPWLEAYSLIAHLQQLSLPGIVFEPVAYTPFEGRYKGESCYGVFLKVTDPQMYCPVATGLAIIAILWQFYAHQVKEHPYPTHANPSGAGHLALLLGNPALVRHLQQQPDDVLRNLRQWTETGNWKEVVTPYLLY is encoded by the coding sequence ATGAAGGAACTTGTCTACAATGGTATTGACCATTTACTGAAAGCAGATTTGTCGCTCACTAAATCATCCCGTTGGGGTTTAGTCACCAATGATGCAGCACTCACTTTGGAAGGCGAGCCTACCAGAACCGCTTTGCTGAAGCAAGGATTCAACCTCCAATCCTTATTCTCGCCAGAGCATGGCCTGTCAGCTCAGGGTGTAGATGGCGCTGCGCAGGATCACCAGCAAGATCAGCTTACGGGCCTACTGGTTTATAGTCTTTACGGTCCAGGCTTCGGTCCTAAGCTGGACGAATTGGATGCGATTTGCTTTGATTTGCCCGACATTGGTGTGCGTTTTTATACCTATATCTGGACACTTTCTTATCTGATGGAGGCTTGCTACGCACAGGACAAAAAGCTGGTTGTACTGGATCGTATCAATCCCTTGAGTGGGCATTTGGCACTGGCTGAAGGGCCAATGCTCAATGAAGCGGCGGCGAGTTCTTTTATTGGCCGCTGGTCCATCCCCATTCGGCATAGTCTTACGGTGGGGGAACTGGCCCGCTACTGGCAAGCGAGCCGGGGCATGCAAGGCCTTGATTTGGAAGTGATTCCATGCCAGGGCTGGCAGCGCGATTTTTTCTACCCAGCTACAGGAATACCCTTTGTGGCACCATCTCCTGCGATCAACCATCCGGCAACATTGCTGACTTATCCGGCCCTGTGTTTTATGGAAGGCCTCAACTTGAACGAGGGACGTGGGACGCCGTTCCCCTTTCAGCAATTTGCAGCTCCCTGGTTGGAGGCTTATTCGCTGATAGCGCATTTACAGCAATTGTCCCTCCCCGGCATTGTTTTTGAACCGGTAGCGTACACGCCATTCGAGGGGCGTTACAAAGGAGAATCCTGCTATGGCGTCTTTCTGAAAGTGACTGACCCTCAAATGTATTGCCCTGTGGCAACTGGTCTGGCGATCATCGCTATCTTGTGGCAGTTTTATGCCCACCAAGTCAAGGAGCATCCTTACCCCACACACGCCAACCCATCAGGGGCAGGGCATTTGGCATTATTGTTAGGCAATCCAGCGCTAGTCCGACACTTGCAGCAACAACCCGATGACGTATTACGGAACCTGAGGCAATGGACCGAGACGGGGAATTGGAAGGAGGTGGTCACTCCGTATTTGTTGTATTAG
- a CDS encoding heme-binding protein: MSNYKYIKYVVFLCSMTMLFMVSQKHNKETLPRPNQSDISFHEEPAKTVAAITFGAWANDEKNEKHKSELKAA, encoded by the coding sequence TTGTCAAACTATAAATATATAAAGTACGTAGTTTTTTTGTGTTCTATGACCATGTTGTTTATGGTGTCGCAAAAACACAATAAGGAAACACTCCCGCGCCCTAATCAATCTGATATCTCATTTCACGAAGAACCTGCTAAAACAGTAGCAGCTATCACTTTCGGTGCTTGGGCAAATGATGAAAAAAATGAAAAACACAAAAGCGAATTAAAAGCAGCTTAG
- a CDS encoding T9SS type A sorting domain-containing protein: MLKVKVNFIFWEHETPLVEPDGSSSYGNFDLSDPDEAQFIDNMIADMNARIRDINIPNNNNCLVATDSDFGQHLPDARIEFDVEKYVIRDSYLWNIQNATDGAFYCPTAWAAEYTDRAFQKLAQAGVRDGIHVFFGQEGTPYQRLLVDGDVSIVNGNFSSFASSTDCSEFPGEQGNLNQRQRVAMTNEYLAYRFKQLADSDPNDGMVSFYDFYNASRVTVHELGHSLSLGHVQTCDENIMHDLEDNGAGPRNFLTPTQLGEMHRSLYIESARQHVVCEIGGVQPRYIVDDQTWAFDTKMYSDLVLEPGASLTICGNLYMPDGGRIIVKNGARLIIDGGLVSLNREEYENCPDAFWQGIFVIGNPDRIHANVDVFNLLPDDPGVVLLSNQATLERARVAITAANDFRRAGTPPPPGQPSPATPETALYGGIVQAENAIFRNNIIGVSIANYGFDNASFFSGCQFFSDDESARFGVMVHRSRNIDFNDCTFSQINGTGISVNNGQVNVLRGNTFSDSDYGIYGVGFDPLGETIIVGAEDEDLNRNEFNTNGVGIYAGGVYNIEIYSNDFRNNNFGVNISGETGFFIKGNDYEDHIVAENYENTGEININKSECNNYQDAGYGLRFLGDNLSVAFDGNNFERVDLSQGNFPNIDVYLREGTQNGNTVLGRLKTQGSTSNGAENDFSGFGFIPDNSPDIRTKTSSFAGQYLTEQFFYYSPIVAHQDFVPACSLNNPCTGEVNNFYHFFITEPVIDTPCGTDGFTGDGNECTSKECLNSYNNNLATVAANWDNNARSGILNLINSGQTFQSAQHLNAASPLVSEEVLTALVQSNNFTTAAKAQLLAANVPLSSSLLALAQSTLSSSQWNQLLYKQQQEPHSARVMQILQYQQAEQRKNQALLATASYLYSHGTVSDAVDVLVQDGTRLAKRALISLYLKEGNQVAVANVLAAYPTVTSSDQEYHYVIDAAILMVNEQALTTGLEADLLAVAEEEGPFSGYAQSILLESHNKLFSPDLPIPALQALQAEPITEQPSASMMTTKATDLETREHLLISPNPASNSVTIEFPTSQASVPLELIDLQGRIIFSTLFTDKQQINLQGLPEGLVLVRLHLPDRVVSQKLLIQK; the protein is encoded by the coding sequence GTGCTAAAAGTAAAGGTCAATTTCATCTTTTGGGAACATGAAACACCCCTTGTAGAACCCGATGGTAGTAGCAGCTACGGCAATTTTGATCTTTCTGATCCCGATGAGGCTCAATTCATTGATAATATGATTGCTGATATGAATGCCAGGATAAGAGACATCAACATACCTAACAATAACAATTGTCTGGTAGCGACAGATTCGGATTTCGGGCAACATCTCCCGGATGCTCGCATCGAGTTCGATGTAGAGAAATATGTGATTCGGGATAGCTACTTGTGGAATATTCAAAACGCAACCGATGGGGCGTTTTATTGTCCCACTGCCTGGGCGGCAGAATATACGGATCGAGCCTTTCAGAAACTGGCACAAGCTGGTGTACGTGATGGTATTCACGTATTCTTTGGCCAGGAAGGTACTCCGTACCAGCGTTTATTGGTGGATGGAGATGTGAGTATTGTTAATGGTAATTTCAGTTCTTTCGCCAGCTCCACAGACTGCTCTGAATTTCCGGGAGAGCAGGGCAACCTGAATCAGCGCCAACGTGTTGCAATGACCAATGAGTATTTAGCATATCGCTTTAAACAACTTGCTGATTCAGACCCAAACGATGGAATGGTTTCTTTTTATGATTTTTATAATGCTTCCAGGGTTACTGTTCATGAGCTAGGCCACTCTCTTTCTTTAGGCCATGTACAAACTTGCGATGAGAACATTATGCACGACCTTGAAGACAATGGTGCAGGACCAAGAAATTTCCTGACACCTACCCAATTGGGAGAAATGCACCGTTCGCTCTATATAGAAAGTGCCCGGCAACACGTAGTTTGTGAAATAGGAGGCGTACAACCTCGCTATATTGTTGATGACCAGACGTGGGCATTTGATACCAAAATGTATTCAGATTTGGTCTTGGAACCAGGAGCTAGTCTCACCATTTGTGGTAATCTTTACATGCCTGATGGTGGGAGAATTATCGTGAAAAATGGTGCCCGCTTGATTATTGATGGCGGACTTGTTTCCCTAAACAGAGAAGAATACGAAAACTGTCCTGACGCGTTTTGGCAAGGAATATTTGTGATTGGTAACCCTGACAGAATTCATGCCAATGTAGATGTCTTCAACCTCCTGCCTGATGATCCAGGGGTGGTACTGCTAAGTAACCAGGCCACTCTGGAACGCGCTCGTGTAGCTATTACTGCTGCTAACGATTTTCGGAGGGCTGGAACTCCACCGCCACCGGGACAACCTTCTCCAGCGACTCCGGAGACGGCGCTTTATGGCGGAATTGTGCAGGCTGAAAATGCAATATTCAGAAACAACATTATAGGCGTAAGTATTGCAAATTATGGCTTTGACAACGCTTCCTTCTTCAGTGGATGCCAGTTCTTCTCCGATGACGAATCTGCCCGATTCGGGGTAATGGTGCACCGGAGCCGAAACATCGATTTCAACGACTGCACTTTTAGTCAGATCAATGGGACAGGAATCAGCGTAAACAACGGCCAGGTCAACGTACTACGAGGCAACACTTTTTCTGATTCCGACTACGGCATCTATGGAGTAGGTTTTGATCCATTGGGCGAAACCATTATTGTAGGTGCAGAGGACGAAGACCTTAATCGGAACGAGTTCAATACCAATGGGGTAGGCATCTATGCCGGAGGCGTTTATAACATTGAAATTTATTCTAATGATTTTCGCAATAACAACTTCGGCGTAAATATTAGTGGTGAAACGGGCTTTTTCATTAAAGGTAATGACTACGAAGATCATATTGTTGCTGAAAATTATGAGAACACGGGAGAAATTAATATCAACAAATCGGAATGCAATAATTACCAAGATGCCGGCTACGGCCTGCGCTTCCTGGGTGATAATCTCAGCGTAGCTTTTGATGGCAATAATTTCGAGCGAGTAGACCTCAGTCAGGGTAACTTTCCAAATATTGATGTCTATTTACGGGAAGGAACACAAAATGGCAATACGGTGCTGGGGCGCCTCAAGACCCAGGGATCTACCTCTAATGGTGCCGAAAATGATTTTAGCGGATTCGGCTTTATTCCCGACAACTCCCCTGACATCAGAACCAAAACCAGCTCATTTGCTGGACAATATCTTACGGAGCAGTTCTTTTATTATTCGCCTATCGTAGCTCACCAGGATTTTGTGCCAGCATGTAGCTTGAATAACCCTTGTACCGGAGAAGTAAATAATTTTTATCATTTCTTTATCACGGAACCAGTTATCGATACCCCTTGTGGCACCGATGGTTTCACCGGAGACGGCAACGAATGCACCAGTAAAGAATGCCTGAACAGTTATAATAACAATTTGGCAACGGTTGCAGCCAACTGGGATAACAACGCTCGAAGTGGAATACTGAACCTGATTAACAGCGGACAAACCTTCCAGAGTGCGCAGCATCTTAACGCGGCTAGTCCACTGGTATCGGAAGAGGTGCTTACTGCTTTGGTGCAATCCAATAATTTCACTACAGCAGCCAAAGCTCAGTTACTGGCCGCCAACGTTCCCTTGAGTTCTTCCTTACTCGCACTGGCCCAGTCTACACTGAGTAGCAGCCAATGGAATCAGCTACTATACAAGCAGCAGCAGGAGCCCCACAGTGCCAGAGTCATGCAAATATTGCAGTACCAACAAGCAGAGCAGCGTAAAAATCAAGCACTACTGGCTACTGCCAGCTATTTATATAGCCACGGGACAGTTAGTGATGCGGTGGATGTGCTGGTTCAGGATGGTACACGCCTGGCAAAGCGCGCTTTGATTAGCCTGTATCTCAAAGAAGGCAATCAGGTAGCAGTAGCCAATGTCTTGGCGGCTTATCCCACCGTGACAAGTTCTGACCAAGAATACCACTACGTGATAGATGCAGCTATATTAATGGTCAATGAGCAGGCTTTAACCACTGGTCTGGAAGCTGACCTTTTGGCTGTTGCGGAGGAGGAAGGCCCATTCTCTGGCTATGCACAATCTATCCTGCTTGAAAGTCACAACAAGCTGTTTAGCCCTGATTTGCCTATCCCTGCTTTGCAGGCCTTGCAAGCCGAACCGATCACCGAACAGCCCTCTGCTTCGATGATGACCACTAAAGCAACGGATTTGGAAACCCGCGAACACTTGCTGATTAGCCCCAACCCGGCGAGTAATTCCGTAACAATTGAGTTTCCTACATCACAGGCGTCTGTTCCTTTAGAGCTAATAGATCTGCAAGGGAGGATCATCTTCTCGACGCTGTTCACCGACAAACAACAGATCAACCTACAGGGACTCCCGGAAGGATTGGTGCTCGTTCGCTTGCATCTGCCTGATCGGGTCGTTTCCCAAAAGCTTCTTATTCAAAAATAA